Part of the Arvicanthis niloticus isolate mArvNil1 chromosome 3, mArvNil1.pat.X, whole genome shotgun sequence genome is shown below.
CTTAACACTGAATGAGTTGAACACTtgaaaatatgcatacatataggcacacacacacacatacacacatagacaccacACAATGCaccccacatgaacacacaaacacacaccaacaaaCAACACTCTCTCACAtgcacagtcatacacacacacacacacacacacactctctctctctctctcacatgcatagtcacacacacacacacactctctctcacatgcacacttatacacatgcacacacactctcatacacattcatatatactcacacactcataatAACCCCTCCAACACACTTTAGGCATGTTTTTCAGATAGGAGCAGGGCTTTCCTGGTTGGCTACTCCTTGCTTATTTCATTGTTCTCTGGTGACCTACTCTGCATAGAGACTCTGTTGGAATTGCCTTACTTCTACAAGTAATATTTCTGGATAGAATCCCTTACAAGATGGTCAAATGGGTTGCTTTTCACAGAGTGTAAATATGGGTGCTTTACATGTTGTGGAAATGTGGCTGATTGTTTCTTGAGAAAACTCTTAAAGCCAGCTCATCTATTCCCAGTATATAAACCATAGACCATTCAGCCATTCCTCAAACTATGGAGAACAATGTTGAATCATGAGTGGTTgttcaaacatctgagcctaGGGAGTagtctcattcaaatcaccacagtggTTCTTTGGATGCACTCTTCTTTCATTAGggaaatcatacacataaaatcagtcACTAAAGGTATTCTTATTTATGATTTCAGTCTAATTCTGACTTCATACCTACTGTTGGTTAGATGATGAACTAATACATGTGAAATTATATTCACAGTCTTTTAATAATGAgtctaaaataatatttgttaGTTAAGGTTACTGTTGTTTCTGAGCAATTtggagaagaaagcatttatttggcatACACTTCTATATtatagtctatcactgaaggaagtcaaggcaggaacaggctaggaacccggaggcaggagctgatgtggaggcTATGGAGGAGCGCTTGCTCATCATAGCTTGCTTAGCTtccttttttatagaacccagggtcaCCAGTcgagggatgacaccacccatagtgggctgtgCTACTCCTATCAACCACTAATTATgaaaatgtcctacagctggatcttatagaCATAATTTCTAATTgagtttccctccctcctttcaggtaattctagcttgtgtcaagttgacacaaaactagctaGTTCAATTACccacttgtcaacttgacacacaaacatatcactGTTAAGTCATAAcctcttctttcttatttatccCCAAGATCCCAATTACCACGAACATTACAATATAAAACACTTTACAAACTTTTCATgttccacagtctttacaaattgaaatactttaaaattcagtctctttCAAAATCTGAATTCTCATTTAAAACCtaaattctttttcaaaattagttTCTCAACTCTGggcttctgaaaaacaaacaaacaaaagttaatACTTTTTTCCTTCAAGAAGGAAGAACCCTGGCACAGTCACaatataaacaaagcaaaagcaaactctGAAAGTATAAATAACTCAATATCTAAAACTGGGATTCACTCACAGTCTTCTGAACTTTCCTAAAATGTTTGAGTCACTGCTCTGATTCTACACTTTCTAGCATATATAGATTAACTTTAAGACTCAGATGGCTTCATTTTAAACCTGCTCAATTATCTTTCCATCCTTGGCATATTTTTTcagccttttgagacagggttttactatgtattCCTGTCTGACACACAACTTAACAGACTTTTATTCCCTGCTCTCAAcaactgagattaaaggcacacaccactatGCCCTGCCtagatcaaaacaaacaaacaaaaaaaacccccaagattagtttttatttatgtattgtgttCATCTGTGTGAATATATATCACATCTGCAAAGGCACCCTTGGAAGTACTGAGTGTCCCATCACTGTGTATAAAAACTCTGTTTATTAGTTTTGTGTAATCCTCTTCCCAGAGAAGACATGATGGAGAGCATATTTCATATCCTTGTTACGCAGGCTATAGATGAAAGGATTTAAAGCTGGTGTCACCACAGAGTAGATCAGTGTGATAATTTTATGCATGTCAGCTGAGTTGCCAGATGTGGGACTCACATACATCACCATTATTGTTCCATAGAACAGAGACACAACCAGCAGGTgggatccacaggttgagaaggcCTTTTGTCGTCCATCTGAAGAAGGAACCTGAAGGACAGCTCTGAGCACCAGGGTATAGGATCCAAGGATGTACAAAGCAGTGAGAATAATGATAAGAGTACTTATAGAATAGAATACATGCCTTATGATGTGCGTAGGGGTACAGGACAGTGCCATTAGTGGGTCCACATCACAGAGAAAATGATCAATGATATTGGGACCACAAAAAGACAattgagaaatgaagaaaatgataatCAAATATCCAGAGAAACCAATGATCCAACAGAGGGACACCAGAATACTGCAGAATTGCCTAGTCATGATAGAAGGATAGTGCAGAGGGTGGCAGATGGCTAGGTATCGATCATAAGCCatggcacagagaaagaaacattcaGTTGTGCCCagggagaagaagaagtagaactgagtaaagcatccagagaaggacaTCGTCTTAGTTTCAGAAAGAAAGTGAACCAGCATGTTGGGAACTGTGCAGGTGACATACCAGATTTCTAGGAAGGAGAAGTTGGCTAGGAACATATACATAGGTGTTTGGAGTTGTTGGTTCCACCTCACTGCACAAATGATGGCCATATTCCCAGTCAAAGTTATCATGTAGACCAGCAGAATCAGTGAGAAAAGTGTGATTTGAATCTTCCAGGGACCAGGGAAGCCCAGTAAGACAAAATATGTCACTCTGGATCCCTCTGATGTATTCATGATCACCAGGCTGTGGGGAGAAGATGGATAATAATGATGCACTTTGTTGTGAA
Proteins encoded:
- the LOC117705930 gene encoding olfactory receptor 11H7-like produces the protein MNTSEGSRVTYFVLLGFPGPWKIQITLFSLILLVYMITLTGNMAIICAVRWNQQLQTPMYMFLANFSFLEIWYVTCTVPNMLVHFLSETKTMSFSGCFTQFYFFFSLGTTECFFLCAMAYDRYLAICHPLHYPSIMTRQFCSILVSLCWIIGFSGYLIIIFFISQLSFCGPNIIDHFLCDVDPLMALSCTPTHIIRHVFYSISTLIIILTALYILGSYTLVLRAVLQVPSSDGRQKAFSTCGSHLLVVSLFYGTIMVMYVSPTSGNSADMHKIITLIYSVVTPALNPFIYSLRNKDMKYALHHVFSGKRITQN